The following are encoded together in the Citrus sinensis cultivar Valencia sweet orange chromosome 1, DVS_A1.0, whole genome shotgun sequence genome:
- the LOC102608613 gene encoding uncharacterized protein LOC102608613 isoform X1, whose product MAQIFLIFTILIFFSLETSLSLDQYNFPVIGFGADSLFHGDYTPPSPPPPIAPPHPPSLSCQRDLGGVGTLETVCLLNSSLTFENDDIYVEGSGNLHILPGVTLCCPIKGCLLTINVTGEFLLGRNSEIVAGTVYVSALNASFSSGSVVNATGLGGEPPAETSGTPDGVQGAGGGHGGRGASCLVDNMKLPDDVWGGDPYSWSSLEEPWSYGSKGGTTFKGENFGGDGGGRIRLEVVNEIEVNGSLLADGGDVGVKGGGGSGGSIYVKAHRMTGNGKISASGGNGFAGGGGGRVSINVFSRHDGAEVCVHGGRSFGCPENAGAAGTYYDAVPRRLFVSNDNLPTNTDTLLLEFPKQQLWTNVYIRDNAKASVPLFWSRVQVRGQIHLSQGAVLSFGLAHYATSEFELLAEELLMSDSIVKIYGALRMSVKMHLMWNSKMLIDAGDDAILATSLLEATNLMVLKESSVIRSDANLGVNGQGFLNLSGPGDMIEAQRLILSLFFSINVGPGSVLQGPSENASNNDTKPRLYCDRHDCPVELLHPLEDCNLNSSLSFTLQICRAEEINIEGIIKGSVVHFHLVRTVVVQASGAISASGLGCTHGVGRGKVFDNGLGGGGGHGGKGGQGYFNGSFIDGGATYGDANLPCELGSGSGNDNLAGAIAGGGIVVMGSLEHSLTSLSVYGSIRADGESFEEEIHQQDGRLISTVGPGGGSGGTILLFIHTLVLGESSSISTTGGRGSHSGGGGGGGGRIHFHWSDIPIGDEYLPLASVNGSIDARGGLGRGQGLAGGNGTVTGKACPRGLYGVFCEECPVGTFKNVSGSDRALCRNCSSNELPHRALYIPIRGGVTECPCPYKCVSERYHMPHCYTTLEELVYTFGGPWLFGLILLGLLILLALVLSVARMKYMGGDELPALVPARRIDHSFPFLESLNEVMETNRTEESQSHVHRMYFMGQNTFSEPWHLPHSPPEQVIEIVYEDAFNRFADEINALAAYQWWEGSVYSILSVLAYPLAWSWLQLCRKNKLQQLREFVRSEYDHSCLRSCRSRALYEGLKVAATADLMLAYIDFFLGGDEKRADLPPRLNQRLPMSLCFGGDGSYMSPFSLHNDNIVTSLMSQSVPPTVWYRLVAGVNAQLRLVHCGHLKTTFGHLISWLDTHANPSLCQYGIRVDLAWFQPTSSGYCQFGVVVYATENRSLAHVFEVQDRSLLHEQQSSSLLRIHREDAVHYLRVNEHLMTRRRIFGGILDAKSLQSLKTKRAICYPFSFIVHNSKPVGHQDLVGLLVSVLLLADFSLVLLTLLQMYSISLLNFFLVLFILPLGLLFPFPAGISALFSHGPRRSAGLARIYALWNITSLINVATAFICGYLHYRDHSSKKTLNFQSWNFSMDESEWWMLPSGLLLCKIIQARLIDFHVANQEIQDYSLYSKDPDVFWQS is encoded by the exons ATGGCTCAAATTTTCCtcatttttactattttgatCTTCTTCTCACTAGAAACTTCCTTATCTCTCGATCAATACAATTTCCCGGTGATCGGCTTCGGAGCTGATTCATTGTTTCACGGCGATTACACGCCTCCGTCACCACCTCCGCCGATAGCGCCACCTCACCCTCCGTCTCTATCATGCCAAAGGGACCTTGGCGGTGTCGGTACTCTTGAAACTGTTTGCCTGCTCAATTCTAGCTTAACCTTCGAAAACGACGACATTTACGTGGAAGGCTCGGGAAATTTACACATACTTCCAGGTGTAACGTTATGCTGTCCGATTAAAGGTTGCCTGCTAACGATTAATGTTACTGGCGAATTCTTGTTGGGTCGAAACTCAGAGATAGTTGCTGGGACGGTTTATGTTTCCGCTTTGAACGCGAGTTTCTCGTCTGGTTCGGTGGTGAACGCGACCGGCTTGGGGGGGGAGCCGCCGGCCGAGACGAGTGGGACACCTGATGGAGTTCAGGGCGCTGGTGGGGGCCACGGAGGGAGAGGGGCGAGTTGCCTAGTGGATAACATGAAGTTGCCGGACGATGTGTGGGGAGGAGACCCGTACTCGTGGTCTTCGTTGGAGGAGCCCTGGAGTTACGGGAGCAAAGGTGGGACCACTTTTAAGGGGGAGAATTTTGGGGGAGATGGTGGTGGGAGGATTCGGTTGGAGGTTGTGAATGAGATAGAGGTTAACGGGAGTTTGTTAGCGGATGGCGGTGATGTCGGTGTGAAAGGTGGTGGAGGCTCCGGTGGCAGCATTTATGTCAAGGCCCATAGAAT GACAGGAAATGGTAAAATAAGTGCCTCTGGGGGGAATGGATTTGCTGGAGGTGGTGGTGGTAGAGTTTCTATCAATGTTTTTAGCCGACATGATGGTGCTGAAGTTTGTGTTCATG GGGGAAGGAGTTTTGGGTGTCCTGAAAATGCGGGTGCTGCAGGGACATATTATGATGCTGTGCCTCGGAGGCTTTTTGTAAGCAATGACAACCTGCCAACAAATACTGACACGCTTCTTTTAGAGTTTCCAAAACAGCAACTTTGGACAAATGTTTATATTCGGGATAATGCCAAGGCTTCTGTTCCTTTGTTTTGGAGTCGTGTACAG GTTCGAGGACAGATTCATTTATCACAGGGGGCAGTCCTAAGTTTTGGGCTTGCACACTATGCTACATCTGAATTTGAGTTGCTGGCAGAAGAGCTTCTAATGAGTGATTCCATTGTCAAG ATATATGGAGCTCTTCGTATGTCTGTCAAAATGCACTTGATGTGGAATTCCAAAATGCTTATAGATGCTGGTGACGATGCAATTCTGGCGACATCCTTGCTTGAGGCTACCAATTTAATGGTTCTCAAG GAATCATCTGTGATACGTTCTGATGCCAATTTGGGAGTTAACGGACAAGGTTTTCTGAATTTGTCTGGACCAGGAGATATGATTGAGGCACAGCGTCTGATCCTGTCCTTATTTTTCAGTATCAAT GTTGGACCTGGATCTGTTTTGCAAGGTCCCTCAGAAAATGCAAGTAACAATGATAC GAAACCACGACTTTATTGTGACCGCCATGATTGCCCAGTGGAATTGCTTCATCCTCTAGAAGATTGCAATCTGAACTCGTCATTATCCTTCACTCTTCAG ATCTGTCGAGCTGAAGAGATTAATATTGAAGGCATTATAAAAGGATCTGTTGTTCATTTTCACTTGGTTAGAACTGTTGTCGTCCAGGCTTCTGGAGCAATAAGTGCATCTGGCCTAG GATGCACTCATGGAGTGGGAAGAGGAAAAGTATTTGACAATGGTCTTGGCGGTGGTGGTGGACATGGTGGTAAAGGTGGGCAGGGATACTTTAATGGAAGTTTCATTGATGGTGGTGCTACATATGGGGATGCCAATTTGCCTTGTGAACTTGGTAGTGGCAGTGGAAACGATAATCTGGCTGGTGCAATTGCCGGTGGCGGCATAGTAG TGATGGGTTCATTGGAGCATTCACTGACAAGTTTATCTGTTTACGGTTCAATTAGAGCTGATGGCGAaagctttgaagaagaaatccATCAGCAAGATGGTAGGCTTATCTCAACTGTAGGTCCTGGGGGTGGATCTGGTGGAACcattcttttgtttattcatACATTAGTACTTGGTGAGTCTTCTTCTATCTCCACTACTGGTGGACGTGGCAGTCATAGTggcggtggtggtggtggtggtggaaggattcattttcattggtCAGATATACCAATTGGAGATGAGTATCTTCCCTTGGCAAGTGTGAATGGAAGCATTGATGCTAG GGGAGGACTTGGTAGAGGTCAGGGTCTTGCTGGTGGAAATGGGACTGTTACAGGGAAGGCTTGCCCTAGAGGTCTTTATGGCGTCTTTTGTGAG GAATGCCCTGTTGGGACTTTTAAGAATGTGAGTGGATCTGATAGAGCTCTTTGTCGTAATTGCTCATCTAATGAGCTTCCGCATCGTGCTTTGTATATTCCTATTCGag GTGGTGTCACTGAATGTCCTTGTCCATATAAGTGCGTTTCTGAGAGATATCACATGCCTCACTGTTATACAACGCTTGAAGAGTTGGTATACACTTTTGGTGGGCCGTGGTTGTTTGGTCTTATTCTCTTAGGTCTCCTCATCCTGTTAGCTCTTGTTCTTAGTGTTGCACGGATGAAATACATGGGTGGGGATGAACTGCCAGCTCTTGTGCCAGCTCGTCGGATAGATCACTCCTTCCCTTTCCTAGAGTCTTTAAATGAG GTTATGGAGACAAATAGAACTGAGGAGTCACAGAGTCATGTTCATAGAATGTATTTTATGGGGCAAAATACTTTCAGTGAGCCTTGGCATCTGCCTCATTCTCCTCCAGAACAAGTAATAGAAATTGT ATATGAGGATGCATTCAATAGATTTGCAGATGAGATTAATGCTTTAGCTGCTTATCAGTGGTGGGAGGGTTCAGTTTATAGTATTCTTTCTGTCCTTGCATATCCACTTGCGTGGTCCTGGCTACAGCTATGtcggaaaaataaattacaacaaCTTCGTGAATTTGTTCGGTCAGAGTATGACCATTCCTGCTTACGTTCTTGTCGCTCACGTGCTCTATATGAAGGGCTTAAG GTAGCTGCAACCGCTGATTTAATGCTAGCATATATCGACTTTTTTCTTGGCGGAGATGAAAAGAGAGCTGATCTTCCTCCTCGACTTAATCAAAGATTACCAATGTCTTTGTGTTTTGGGGGAGATGGAAGCTACATGTCTCCTTTCTCTCTTCATAATGATAACATTGTGACCAGCCTTATGAGTCag TCTGTTCCACCAACTGTGTGGTACCGACTAGTAGCTGGTGTAAACGCTCAACTGCGATTGGTTCACTGTGGACATTTAAAAACTACTTTTGGTCATCTTATCAGTTGGCTTGACACTCATGCAAATCCTAGTTTATGTCAATATGGTATACGTGTTGATCTTGCTTGGTTTCAGCCTACATCTTCTGGATATTGCCAGTTTGGAGTTGTGGTATATGCTACTGAGAACAGAAGTCTGGCACATGTTTTTGAAGTTCAAGATAGATCTTTGCTACATGAGCAACAGTCaag CAGTTTGCTTAGAATCCATAGGGAGGATGCGGTACATTATTTGAGAGTCAATGAACATCTAATGACACGAAGACGGATATTTGGAGGGATTTTGGATGCCAAAAGCTTACAAAGTCTTAAGACAAAGAGAGCTATATGTTATCCCTTttcctttattgttcataattctAAACCCGTTGGTCATCAG GATCTTGTTGGCTTGCTTGTCTCTGTACTACTATTAGCGGATTTTAGCTTAGTCTTGCTTACATTGCTACAGATGTATTCTATTTCActtctcaacttttttctagTCCTCTTTATCCTTCCTCTTGGTCTGCTGTTTCCATTCCCGGCTGGAATAAGTGCTCTATTCAGTCATGGACCTAGAAGGTCAGCAGGCCTAGCCCGTATATATGCTTTGTGGAACATAACATCCTTAATCAATGTT GCAACTGCCTTCATATGTGGATATCTTCATTACAGAGACCATTCAAGTAAAAAGACTTTGAACTTTCAGTCCTGGAATTTTAGCAT GGACGAAAGTGAATGGTGGATGCTTCCTTCTGGATTATTGTTGTGTAAAATTATTCAAGCCCGGTTGATTGATTTCCATGTGGccaatcaagaaattcaagatTACTCCCTGTATAGCAAGGATCCTGACGTGTTCTGGCAGTCATGA